The following coding sequences are from one Anas acuta chromosome 15, bAnaAcu1.1, whole genome shotgun sequence window:
- the VASN gene encoding vasorin isoform X1 produces the protein MEAAHPTCLVCTLPRGAGGKEGPFPRRLAPRGTQPLEPEPGHHARRSWGADTMNQLVLCTLLLLVPGELARACPAGCQCQDPKTILCAARRGHTVPRGLPPNTLSLYVFENGITMLSEDSFTGLPALQLLDLSQNKIASIQKNIFQPLTELVNLDLSSNQLQEITNETFHGLRLLERLYLQRNRIQHIHAAAFDTLENLLELKLQNNQLWAVPPLDLPNLLLLDISWNKIPAIAPGAFHAVNIESLKIAGLGLTSLDEELFQPQNNLHELDVSNNLLERVPAVLRRLGSLTKLSLAGNAQISQLPAEDFQSLHNLQELDISNLNINTIPRDFSGFFPRLRAVTAAGNPFNCICQMSWLVQWVNSSSVVLRRPEETRCHFPPKNSGKLLHHLQYADFGCPTTTTTTTSTTTTLRTTTLRPPAPLPTSSRPPPEPSTAAPTPQVRASPGSSAPVSFSVPPAPSSPPPQICPPRTCLNGGTCQLDARSHLQCLCPQGFAGAYCEEEEEARGTTPSPATQAPPPSRRISITQVSSTSLKVDLQNYIQSKAQLKGIRLSYRNLSGPDKRPVMLRLPASLAEYTVRALRPNCTYRVCVGPLGEKVSKEEFCVEAHTLQLTHQQHSPVTQGKDNNLTLMIVPALAAVLLLVVVVTGVTYYRRHRRAKAHAGGGVDAGPLELEGVKACLDNGDLGTHSRKGPEPAMLSGGSECEVPLMQAHYPSNNNTTALKPSYF, from the exons ATGGAGGCGGCGCATCCCACATGTTTGGTTTGCACCCTGCCGAGAGGAGCCGGGGGGAAGGAGGGGCCCTTTCCCCGCCGCCTCGCCCCACGGGGGACGCAGCCCCTCGAGCCGGAGCCAGGACACCATGCacggaggagctgggg AGCTGACACCATGAACCAGCTGGTCCTTTGCACGCTGCTGCTCTTGGTCCCCGGGGAGCTGGCGCGGGCATGTCCCGCTGGCTGCCAGTGCCAGGACCCCAAAACCATCCTGTGCGCCGCCAGACGGGGCCACACCgtgccccgggggctgccccccaaCACCCTCTCCCTGTACGTCTTTGAGAACGGCATCACCATGCTCAGCGAGGACAGCTTCACGGGGCTGCCCGCCCTTCAGCTCCTGGACCTCTCCCAAAACAAGATCGCCAGCATCCAGAAGAACATCTTCCAGCCCCTCACGGAGCTCGTCAACTTGGACCTGTCCTCCAACCAGCTGCAGGAGATCACCAACGAGACCTTCCACGGGCTGCGGCTGCTGGAGAGGCTCTACCTGCAGAGGAACAGGATCCAGCACATCCACGCCGCCGCCTTCGACACGCTGGAGAACCTGCTGGAGCTGAAGCTGCAGAACAACCAGCTCTGGGCAGTGCCCCCCCTCGACCTGCCcaacctcctgctgctggacaTCAGCTGGAACAAGATCCCGGCTATCGCACCCGGGGCCTTCCACGCCGTCAACATCGAGTCGCTGAAGATCGCGGGGCTGGGCCTGACGAGCTTGGACGAGGAGCTCTTCCAGCCCCAGAACAACCTCCACGAGCTGGACGTCTCCAACAACCTGCTGGAGCGCGTCCCGGCCGTGCTGCGGCGCCTGGGGAGCCTCACCAAGCTCAGCCTGGCCGGCAATGCCCAGATCTCCCAGCTGCCGGCAGAGGATTTCCAGAGCCTTCACAACCTCCAGGAGCTGGACATCAGCAACCTCAACATCAACACCATCCCTCGGGACTTCTCCGGCTTTTTCCCCAGGCTGCGGGCCGTGACGGCCGCCGGCAACCCCTTCAACTGCATCTGCCAGATGAGCTGGCTCGTGCAGTGGGTGAACTCCAGCAGCGTGGTCCTCCGGCGGCCCGAGGAGACGCGCTGCCACTTCCCCCCCAAAAACTCCGGCaagctcctccaccacctgcagtACGCCGACTTCGGCtgccccaccaccaccaccaccaccaccagcaccaccaccacgcTGCGCACCACCACGCTGCGGCCCCCCGCGCCTCTCCCCACCAGCAGCCGCCCCCCGCCGGAGCCCAGCACCGCCGCTCCCACCCCGCAGGTCAGAGCCTCCCCCGGCAGCTCCGCGCCCGTGTCCTTCAGcgtccccccggcccccagcagccccccgccgcAGATCTGCCCCCCGCGCACGTGCCTGAACGGCGGCACCTGCCAGCTGGACGCGCGCAGCCACCTGCAGTGCCTGTGCCCGCAGGGCTTCGCCGGGGCGTactgcgaggaggaggaggaggcgagGGGGACGACGCCGTCCCCGGCCACCCAGGCGCCGCCGCCGAGCCGGCGGATCAGCATCACGCAGGTGAGCAGCACGTCCCTGAAGGTGGACTTGCAAAACTACATCCAGTCCAAAGCGCAGCTGAAGGGCATCCGGCTGAGCTACCGAAACCTCTCCGGGCCGGACAAGCGACCCGTGATGCTCCGCTTGCCGGCCTCGCTCGCCGAGTACACGGTGCGGGCGCTGAGACCCAACTGCACCTACCGCGTGTGCGTCGGGCCGCTGGGGGAGaaggtctccaaggaggagTTCTGCGTCGAGGCGCACACCTTGCAGCTGACCCACCAGCAGCACTCGCCCGTCACCCAGGGCAAGGACAACAACCTCACCCTGATGATCGTCCCCGCGCTGGccgccgtgctgctgctggtggtggtggtgacgGGGGTCACGTATTACCGCCGGCACCGCCGGGCGAAGGCGCACGCGGGCGGCGGGGTGGACGCGGGGCCGCTGGAGCTGGAAGGAGTGAAAGCCTGCCTGGATAACGGGGACCTGGGCACCCACAGCCGCAAGGGGCCGGAGCCCGCGATGCTCTCGGGCGGCTCCGAGTGCGAGGTCCCGCTGATGCAGGCTCATTACCCCAGCAACAACAACACCACCGCGCTCAAGCCCTCCTACTTCTGA
- the VASN gene encoding vasorin isoform X2 encodes MNQLVLCTLLLLVPGELARACPAGCQCQDPKTILCAARRGHTVPRGLPPNTLSLYVFENGITMLSEDSFTGLPALQLLDLSQNKIASIQKNIFQPLTELVNLDLSSNQLQEITNETFHGLRLLERLYLQRNRIQHIHAAAFDTLENLLELKLQNNQLWAVPPLDLPNLLLLDISWNKIPAIAPGAFHAVNIESLKIAGLGLTSLDEELFQPQNNLHELDVSNNLLERVPAVLRRLGSLTKLSLAGNAQISQLPAEDFQSLHNLQELDISNLNINTIPRDFSGFFPRLRAVTAAGNPFNCICQMSWLVQWVNSSSVVLRRPEETRCHFPPKNSGKLLHHLQYADFGCPTTTTTTTSTTTTLRTTTLRPPAPLPTSSRPPPEPSTAAPTPQVRASPGSSAPVSFSVPPAPSSPPPQICPPRTCLNGGTCQLDARSHLQCLCPQGFAGAYCEEEEEARGTTPSPATQAPPPSRRISITQVSSTSLKVDLQNYIQSKAQLKGIRLSYRNLSGPDKRPVMLRLPASLAEYTVRALRPNCTYRVCVGPLGEKVSKEEFCVEAHTLQLTHQQHSPVTQGKDNNLTLMIVPALAAVLLLVVVVTGVTYYRRHRRAKAHAGGGVDAGPLELEGVKACLDNGDLGTHSRKGPEPAMLSGGSECEVPLMQAHYPSNNNTTALKPSYF; translated from the coding sequence ATGAACCAGCTGGTCCTTTGCACGCTGCTGCTCTTGGTCCCCGGGGAGCTGGCGCGGGCATGTCCCGCTGGCTGCCAGTGCCAGGACCCCAAAACCATCCTGTGCGCCGCCAGACGGGGCCACACCgtgccccgggggctgccccccaaCACCCTCTCCCTGTACGTCTTTGAGAACGGCATCACCATGCTCAGCGAGGACAGCTTCACGGGGCTGCCCGCCCTTCAGCTCCTGGACCTCTCCCAAAACAAGATCGCCAGCATCCAGAAGAACATCTTCCAGCCCCTCACGGAGCTCGTCAACTTGGACCTGTCCTCCAACCAGCTGCAGGAGATCACCAACGAGACCTTCCACGGGCTGCGGCTGCTGGAGAGGCTCTACCTGCAGAGGAACAGGATCCAGCACATCCACGCCGCCGCCTTCGACACGCTGGAGAACCTGCTGGAGCTGAAGCTGCAGAACAACCAGCTCTGGGCAGTGCCCCCCCTCGACCTGCCcaacctcctgctgctggacaTCAGCTGGAACAAGATCCCGGCTATCGCACCCGGGGCCTTCCACGCCGTCAACATCGAGTCGCTGAAGATCGCGGGGCTGGGCCTGACGAGCTTGGACGAGGAGCTCTTCCAGCCCCAGAACAACCTCCACGAGCTGGACGTCTCCAACAACCTGCTGGAGCGCGTCCCGGCCGTGCTGCGGCGCCTGGGGAGCCTCACCAAGCTCAGCCTGGCCGGCAATGCCCAGATCTCCCAGCTGCCGGCAGAGGATTTCCAGAGCCTTCACAACCTCCAGGAGCTGGACATCAGCAACCTCAACATCAACACCATCCCTCGGGACTTCTCCGGCTTTTTCCCCAGGCTGCGGGCCGTGACGGCCGCCGGCAACCCCTTCAACTGCATCTGCCAGATGAGCTGGCTCGTGCAGTGGGTGAACTCCAGCAGCGTGGTCCTCCGGCGGCCCGAGGAGACGCGCTGCCACTTCCCCCCCAAAAACTCCGGCaagctcctccaccacctgcagtACGCCGACTTCGGCtgccccaccaccaccaccaccaccaccagcaccaccaccacgcTGCGCACCACCACGCTGCGGCCCCCCGCGCCTCTCCCCACCAGCAGCCGCCCCCCGCCGGAGCCCAGCACCGCCGCTCCCACCCCGCAGGTCAGAGCCTCCCCCGGCAGCTCCGCGCCCGTGTCCTTCAGcgtccccccggcccccagcagccccccgccgcAGATCTGCCCCCCGCGCACGTGCCTGAACGGCGGCACCTGCCAGCTGGACGCGCGCAGCCACCTGCAGTGCCTGTGCCCGCAGGGCTTCGCCGGGGCGTactgcgaggaggaggaggaggcgagGGGGACGACGCCGTCCCCGGCCACCCAGGCGCCGCCGCCGAGCCGGCGGATCAGCATCACGCAGGTGAGCAGCACGTCCCTGAAGGTGGACTTGCAAAACTACATCCAGTCCAAAGCGCAGCTGAAGGGCATCCGGCTGAGCTACCGAAACCTCTCCGGGCCGGACAAGCGACCCGTGATGCTCCGCTTGCCGGCCTCGCTCGCCGAGTACACGGTGCGGGCGCTGAGACCCAACTGCACCTACCGCGTGTGCGTCGGGCCGCTGGGGGAGaaggtctccaaggaggagTTCTGCGTCGAGGCGCACACCTTGCAGCTGACCCACCAGCAGCACTCGCCCGTCACCCAGGGCAAGGACAACAACCTCACCCTGATGATCGTCCCCGCGCTGGccgccgtgctgctgctggtggtggtggtgacgGGGGTCACGTATTACCGCCGGCACCGCCGGGCGAAGGCGCACGCGGGCGGCGGGGTGGACGCGGGGCCGCTGGAGCTGGAAGGAGTGAAAGCCTGCCTGGATAACGGGGACCTGGGCACCCACAGCCGCAAGGGGCCGGAGCCCGCGATGCTCTCGGGCGGCTCCGAGTGCGAGGTCCCGCTGATGCAGGCTCATTACCCCAGCAACAACAACACCACCGCGCTCAAGCCCTCCTACTTCTGA